In Deltaproteobacteria bacterium, a genomic segment contains:
- the hemC gene encoding hydroxymethylbilane synthase, translating to MRIKHLRIGTRGSELALRQAELVRERLVRLHPGLAAELVTVKTKGDIILDVPLARVGGKGLFVKEIENALLDGRIDLAVHSMKDVPTSIPPGLVLGCVASREDPSDALVSRTGQRLNELPLGARIGTSSLRRQAQLLHFRPDFEVVPLRGNLQTRLRKMEEQGLHAIVLASVGLRRMGLDHMIAETIPTEICLPAIGQGVLSVETRAEDGTVNRAVSSLNDPETATAMKAERAFLRRLEGGCQVPIAAYAWPSRGGLEMEGMVASLDGKRLIRQRTWGREQEAEALGLDLAETILSMGGDRILSEIYDRSP from the coding sequence GTGAGAATCAAACACCTCAGGATAGGCACCCGGGGAAGTGAGCTCGCCCTCAGGCAGGCCGAACTGGTTAGGGAAAGGCTGGTCAGGCTCCATCCCGGTCTGGCCGCGGAGCTGGTGACCGTCAAGACCAAGGGGGACATCATTCTCGATGTCCCCCTCGCCAGGGTTGGAGGCAAGGGACTCTTTGTCAAGGAGATCGAAAACGCCCTCCTGGATGGCAGGATCGACCTCGCCGTGCACAGCATGAAGGACGTTCCCACCTCGATTCCCCCTGGTCTCGTCCTGGGCTGTGTGGCCTCGAGGGAGGACCCCTCTGATGCTCTTGTTTCCAGAACCGGCCAGAGGCTAAATGAATTGCCCCTTGGAGCACGGATAGGGACCAGCAGCCTGAGGCGACAGGCCCAGCTTCTGCACTTCCGGCCGGATTTTGAGGTGGTCCCCCTCCGGGGAAACCTTCAAACCAGACTCAGAAAAATGGAGGAACAGGGCCTCCATGCCATCGTCCTCGCCTCGGTCGGCCTCAGACGGATGGGGCTCGATCACATGATAGCCGAAACCATTCCAACCGAGATCTGCCTCCCCGCCATCGGACAGGGCGTCCTGTCCGTCGAAACCAGGGCAGAAGACGGTACGGTCAATCGGGCCGTCTCCTCCCTTAACGATCCAGAGACGGCTACTGCCATGAAGGCTGAAAGGGCATTTTTGAGGAGGCTCGAGGGAGGATGTCAGGTCCCCATCGCGGCCTATGCTTGGCCGTCGAGAGGCGGACTCGAGATGGAGGGAATGGTGGCTTCACTGGACGGCAAAAGACTCATACGGCAACGCACCTGGGGCAGAGAGCAAGAGGCAGAGGCCTTGGGTCTCGACCTTGCCGAGACCATACTCTCCATGGGAGGGGACAGGATCCTCAGCGAGATCTATGACAGGAGCCCATGA
- a CDS encoding trimethylamine methyltransferase family protein: MFEPLPEKAVEEIHEGSLEILAEVGIRVDNQRAREIFSTHGARIAEGHRITIPPDLVEKALNTVPPSFALYGRQEANNIYYEEGSFYTSTGGSAMYVLDLDTGQRRLSTCRDLHDIVSLVDELPYIDLISLPVYPNDLPKEHVDANRFFAGLKNSTKHIIGAVYTPEGLARVSRMAEIVAGRDWKTRPIISLVLCPLISPLRLDETATEILVQAAEQGIITHNFSMTQ; this comes from the coding sequence ATGTTCGAACCCCTGCCAGAGAAGGCCGTTGAAGAGATCCATGAAGGGTCCCTCGAGATACTCGCCGAGGTGGGTATCAGGGTTGACAACCAACGGGCGAGAGAGATATTTTCCACTCACGGGGCAAGGATCGCAGAAGGGCACCGAATCACCATCCCCCCTGACCTGGTGGAAAAGGCCCTGAACACTGTCCCGCCCTCCTTCGCTCTCTACGGGAGGCAAGAGGCGAACAACATCTATTACGAGGAGGGCTCTTTCTACACCTCTACGGGCGGTTCGGCCATGTATGTCTTGGACCTCGACACGGGCCAGAGGAGACTATCCACTTGCAGAGACCTTCACGACATCGTCTCCCTGGTGGATGAACTCCCCTATATCGATCTGATCTCCCTGCCCGTTTACCCCAATGACCTGCCAAAGGAGCATGTCGATGCAAACCGCTTCTTTGCAGGATTGAAGAATTCTACAAAGCACATCATTGGCGCCGTATACACCCCCGAAGGACTGGCCAGGGTCTCCAGGATGGCCGAGATCGTTGCCGGGAGGGATTGGAAAACCCGACCCATCATCTCCCTGGTTCTCTGCCCACTGATAAGTCCCTTGCGTCTGGACGAGACAGCCACGGAAATCCTGGTTCAGGCCGCAGAACAGGGAATCATCACTCACAATTTCAGCATGACACAGG
- a CDS encoding monomethylamine:corrinoid methyltransferase yields MLPFTEIVRRCFEGPYIAQEDFDLQVFVRHLEAVREEYGIRFQPETPVPWDDSLADRVFQAGVEFYRRVGTYCIDTERMIRFSESEIQEALQAAPEETEFGEGRDRKRLKPRAPESEAAPWCFLGAAGAPVSCEDVFLSIVEGYGRIPLADSITSPTLTSIGGTRVRANTPLEILACITSSSLVREALSRADRPGLPVMNSIATASSDAAKIAGSQFGLRPSDGWLIGSLAELKITFERLNEVAYVNGIKGRICGESGPLLGGYCGGPEGVAIANVAYHLQAILVLRGVCHVTFPLHFNRVCNSSRDLLWAISVSSQAISRNSHFPFFTIPNTASGPVEEMCFLETAAIVASLVASGSSLEALGVYRNATVDLQTPQGPQFAAEVAHGVLGLSRREANRLVLRLLDRYERSLDSPPRGKTYQESYDFKTAKPKAETQRLHDRMKREISQLGVGFKR; encoded by the coding sequence ATGTTGCCGTTTACCGAGATAGTCCGAAGGTGTTTTGAAGGCCCCTACATCGCCCAGGAGGACTTTGATCTGCAGGTGTTTGTCCGCCATCTGGAGGCTGTAAGAGAAGAGTACGGAATCCGATTTCAGCCAGAGACTCCCGTGCCATGGGATGATAGTCTTGCAGACCGGGTTTTTCAGGCAGGGGTCGAATTCTACCGCAGGGTGGGAACCTACTGTATCGATACGGAGAGAATGATTCGATTCAGCGAAAGCGAGATCCAGGAAGCCCTCCAAGCGGCCCCTGAAGAGACAGAGTTCGGGGAGGGGAGAGACCGCAAGCGGCTCAAACCTCGGGCCCCGGAAAGCGAAGCCGCGCCATGGTGCTTTCTGGGCGCAGCCGGGGCACCGGTCTCGTGTGAGGATGTGTTCCTGAGCATTGTAGAGGGATACGGGCGCATCCCCCTGGCCGATTCCATTACCTCCCCCACCCTGACATCCATAGGCGGAACAAGGGTGAGGGCCAATACCCCTCTGGAGATTCTGGCCTGTATCACTTCGAGCTCTCTGGTCAGAGAGGCCCTCAGCCGTGCTGATCGCCCCGGCCTGCCGGTGATGAACTCCATTGCCACCGCTTCCTCAGATGCAGCAAAGATTGCGGGAAGCCAATTCGGACTCCGGCCCTCAGACGGGTGGCTTATTGGATCTCTCGCAGAACTCAAGATCACCTTTGAGAGGTTGAACGAGGTTGCCTATGTCAACGGTATCAAGGGGCGGATTTGCGGCGAATCCGGGCCGCTCCTAGGCGGTTACTGTGGCGGTCCAGAGGGGGTGGCCATAGCCAATGTGGCCTATCACCTGCAGGCGATCCTCGTCCTCCGCGGAGTCTGCCACGTCACCTTCCCCTTACACTTCAACAGGGTCTGCAACTCGAGCCGCGATCTCCTTTGGGCCATAAGTGTCAGCAGCCAGGCTATCAGCCGTAACAGTCATTTTCCCTTCTTCACCATCCCCAACACTGCCTCGGGCCCTGTTGAGGAGATGTGTTTTCTCGAGACGGCCGCCATTGTGGCGAGTCTGGTGGCAAGCGGGAGCTCCCTGGAGGCACTTGGGGTATACAGGAACGCAACCGTGGATCTTCAGACTCCTCAGGGACCTCAGTTTGCGGCAGAGGTGGCCCACGGGGTTCTCGGTCTGAGCCGAAGGGAGGCCAACCGCCTGGTCCTACGACTGCTGGATCGATACGAGAGGAGCCTAGATAGCCCCCCTCGCGGCAAGACTTACCAGGAGAGCTACGACTTTAAGACTGCAAAACCAAAGGCGGAGACACAGAGGCTCCATGACCGGATGAAACGGGAGATCTCTCAACTCGGAGTGGGATTCAAGCGCTGA
- a CDS encoding uroporphyrinogen-III synthase, giving the protein MGKESEPLKGKTIVVTRPRNQAGEFSRRLMELGAEVVEFPTIRIIPPKSWKALDEAIDNIHRYDWVVFTSANGVSSFAARLKKAGVNPLELRGISFCAIGPRTARQLERKSMEVHLVPEEYRAEAVVESLSREGIRGKRVLLARAARAREVLPEQLRNRGAMVDVVAAYRTVLPAADTSRLLERLEQGRIDAVTFTSPSTVSNFVEIFSASRERLFRGLRGVVIGTIGPITRRRALELGIQVQVSPVEYTTQALAQAMAEYFLLHGSGKAAEEGPTAGDQVPAGTAGTGRG; this is encoded by the coding sequence ATGGGAAAAGAGTCCGAACCTCTGAAAGGAAAGACCATCGTCGTCACCCGTCCCCGGAACCAAGCAGGTGAATTCAGCAGGCGGCTCATGGAGTTGGGGGCCGAGGTCGTCGAATTTCCAACCATCCGAATCATCCCCCCCAAGAGCTGGAAAGCCCTGGACGAGGCGATCGACAACATTCACCGGTACGATTGGGTTGTTTTTACCAGTGCCAACGGCGTGAGCTCCTTCGCCGCAAGGCTCAAGAAAGCCGGTGTGAATCCCCTGGAGCTCAGAGGGATCAGCTTCTGCGCGATCGGCCCCCGGACAGCGAGGCAATTGGAGAGGAAGTCCATGGAGGTTCACCTCGTACCCGAGGAGTACCGGGCAGAGGCAGTGGTGGAGAGTCTATCGAGAGAGGGGATCAGGGGCAAACGGGTTCTCCTCGCCCGGGCGGCCCGTGCCAGAGAGGTGCTCCCAGAGCAGCTCAGGAACCGCGGAGCGATGGTGGATGTGGTCGCTGCCTACCGGACCGTCCTGCCCGCGGCCGACACCTCCCGGCTGCTCGAGCGCCTCGAGCAGGGGAGGATAGATGCTGTCACCTTCACCAGCCCCTCTACGGTCTCCAACTTCGTGGAGATCTTTTCTGCCAGCCGCGAACGGCTCTTCAGAGGTTTGAGGGGCGTCGTCATCGGGACTATCGGTCCCATTACCCGGCGGAGAGCCCTTGAGCTGGGAATACAGGTCCAGGTCAGCCCTGTCGAGTACACCACCCAAGCTCTGGCCCAGGCCATGGCGGAGTACTTCCTCCTTCATGGAAGTGGGAAGGCGGCAGAAGAAGGGCCGACAGCGGGGGATCAGGTCCCGGCAGGTACAGCAGGGACCGGCAGGGGGTAG
- a CDS encoding histidine phosphatase family protein: MMDSASIRDRLLGLERREGVRLYLIRHGEAANVRDGVFRYNGHIDVEVSPRGARQLEQVARCLRDRRISAVYSSDLQRARTGAEAIARYHGLAVHALPEFREIKMGIWEGLTFSEIRERYPDEVDRKFGRFVDYRVPGGENLIDVRGRAVPKIREIVRSHPGGEIVLVGHGGMNTVLLCDAMNLGLENFFRITQTNGCLNIIDYFDETALVRLMNGSVRKGLP; this comes from the coding sequence ATGATGGATTCTGCGAGTATAAGGGACAGACTGCTTGGCCTCGAACGCCGGGAAGGGGTAAGGCTCTATCTGATCCGCCACGGTGAGGCGGCCAATGTAAGGGACGGCGTTTTCCGGTACAACGGCCACATCGATGTGGAGGTCTCTCCCAGAGGTGCAAGGCAGTTGGAGCAGGTTGCCAGATGCCTTCGGGACAGGCGGATCTCGGCGGTCTACTCGAGCGATCTCCAGAGGGCAAGGACAGGGGCGGAGGCGATTGCCAGATACCATGGTCTGGCCGTACATGCCTTGCCGGAGTTCAGAGAGATCAAGATGGGCATCTGGGAAGGATTGACCTTCAGCGAAATCCGCGAGCGCTATCCCGATGAAGTAGACAGAAAATTCGGCCGGTTTGTAGACTACCGCGTCCCTGGCGGGGAGAATCTCATCGACGTGCGCGGCCGGGCCGTCCCCAAGATACGTGAGATCGTCAGGTCGCACCCAGGAGGCGAGATAGTCCTGGTCGGCCACGGAGGGATGAATACGGTTCTTCTCTGTGACGCCATGAATCTCGGGCTTGAGAACTTCTTCCGTATCACCCAGACAAACGGATGCCTGAACATTATAGACTATTTCGACGAGACGGCCCTTGTCAGGTTGATGAACGGCTCTGTTCGCAAAGGGCTGCCCTGA